The sequence below is a genomic window from Lolium perenne isolate Kyuss_39 chromosome 4, Kyuss_2.0, whole genome shotgun sequence.
TTTTTAAATATGAATTGAATGATATCAATTACATAAACTGTAattaagattttgttgctcaatttgttTGGTCAAAATTTATCTTGAAACACGCGTGCGCTTTATtcattggaacggaggtagtagtaACAATTGATAAGCAAATCTCACAAGCTGCACGAACAAAAATAAAAATCAGCCAAAATAGATTTTCTTGATCTATTAGTGTGATTTTTAGGTTATCTTTTATTGAGGTgactactttttatttttattttaacgAGATGTGAGCATATAAAGAGCTGGAAAAGTGCTAATGGGCCACGCCAATTACCGGTTTTTGTATTCAGCTGGGCGTTAGGGATAGCGGGCTTTTAAAATCCGGCCATATTCCAAGCGTAGTGTGGCCGTGGCGTGGTAACTGGGCTTGCTGAAGCGAGTCTATTTTTGTTGTACACCAGGAACAGCTCAATATGCCACGCATCCGCGACGTAGAGAGCCGAACACGAGAAGCAATCTGCAACGACGACCAACACAAGAAAGCGAAAGACCATTGTCGTCCTCGTCGTGTGGGTGTGTGGCTCTCCCTTAACCTCGGGCCGTTTGGCAGCTCCAACGTCCACGCGCAACCATCGTTCTCTACCTTGTCCCAAATTAGCTTGCTCTTATATAATGGCATCCAGCTCCTATTTAATCCAGTTTGTGAGAAATAAAGTAGACCCCTTCCATTGGTCGAGGGGCTCACACCTCGTAAACACTTCCCGTTTCAATTGATCGGGAGGTGTTGATCGTGGTTCGTATACCATGGGCAAAAATACAATAATCGGCGCGTCGACCGTCCTGGTGGTGGCGGTCGTCGCCGCCGTTTGCGTGGTGACCTTCAAGGAGGCCAACAATGAGAAGTCCAACGAGGAGCTGACGACGTCGGTGAAATCGATCAAGTCCTTCTGCCAGCCCGTGGACTACAAGGAAGCCTGCGAGAAGACGCTGCAGGACACGGCCGGGAACGCGTCGAGCACGACGGAGCTGGCCAAGGCCATCTTCAAGGCCACCTCGGAGCGGATCGAGCAGGCGGTGCGCGAGTCCAGCGTGCTGAacgatctgaagaacgacccCCGCACGTCGGGCGCGCTCAAGAACTGCAAGGAGATGCTCCACTACGCCCTCGACGACCTCAAGACCACCTTCGACGAGCTGGGCGGCTTCGAGATGACCAACTTCAAGCGCGCCTTGGACGACCTCAAGACGTGGCTCAGCTCCGCGCTCACGTACCAGGAGACGTGCCTGGACGGCTTCCAGGACACcaccacgcccgccgccgcaaagATGCGCAAGGCGCTCAACGTCTCGCAGGAGCTCACCGAGAACATCCTGTCGATCGTGGACGAGTTCGGGGACACCATCGCCAACCTTGACATTGACCTCTCCATGTTCAGCCGCCGGCTGCTCGCGAACGACGGCGCGCCCGGGTGGATGTCAGAGACCAAGCGGAGGCTGCTGAAGGTGACTCCCACCGAGCCCGACTTCACGCCCGACGTGACCGTGGCGGCGGACGGCAGCGGAGACTTCAAGACCATCAACGACGCGCTGGCCAAGGTGCCGCTCAAGAGCGCCGAGACGTACGTGATGTACGTCAAGGCCGGCAAGTACAAGGAGTACGTCTCCGTGGCGCGCAACGTGACCAACCTGGTGATGATCGGAGACGGGGCAACCAAGACCATCATCTCCGGGAAGAAGAACTTCATGATGAACATCACCACCAAGGACACGGCCACCATGGAGGCGATCGGCAATGGCTTCTTCATGCGCGGCATCGGCGTGGAGAACACGGCGGGCGCCGAGAACCACCAGGCCGTGGCGCTGAGGGTGCAGAGCGATCAGTCGGCCTTCTTCGAGTGCCAGTTCGACGGGTACCAGGACACGCTGTACACGCACACCAGCCGGCAGTACTACCGCGACTGCACCATCACCGGCACCATCGACTTCATCTTCGGCAACGCGCAGGTGGTGTTCCAGAACTGCCTCATCCAGGTGCGCCGGTGCATGGACAACCAGCAGAACATCATCACGGCGCAGGGGCGCAAGGAGGGGCACTCAGCCGGTGGCACCGTCATCCACAACTGCACCATCGAGCCGCATCCGGAGTTCAAGGACCACACCGACAAGCTCCGCACCTTCCTGGGACGGCCGTGGAAGGAGCACTCCCGGACGCTCTACATCCAGTCCGAGATCGGCGACTTCATCGACCCGGAGGGGTGGCTGCCGTGGCTCGGCGACTTCGGGCTCAACACCTGCTTCTACGCCGAGGTCGACAACCACGGGCCGGGCGCCGACATGAGCAGGCGCGCCACATGGAGGGGCGTCAAGTCCATCAGCTACCAGCAGGCGCAGCAAAAGTACACCGTCGAGAGGTTCATCCAGGGGCAGCTCTGGATCTCCAAGTTCGGCGTGCCATTCATCCCGGGGTTGCTGCCGCAGACGCAGGGCGGCAGGATACACTGAGCCTAGGTGCACGGGCTGGGACGAAGAATGATGCATGGGTTGTGATTCTTGGGAGAAGGTGGAGTCGACGTGGGAGAAGGCTAATTTTACCGATCTATCATCTGTCTACCTGTTATGGCATTCGTGTATTGTACTTGGGACTTTGGGAGTATGTGTTAAATGCTTGTTGATGTAGAATGTTTGTACGTGTACACTGCTCTAATTCGGACATAGGTGCTCACAACTCGAAaacttgcaaaaaaaaaaaaaccactaCAATTTAATCTTAAAATTTGCTACAACTCGACTAACTCAGCTTTTCTTAAGTCTCAGCTGACATAGAATAGTACACTTCAAGGTGCAAATTGTGATTTTTAAGTGGGCGCATGGAAGACATGCTGGAGAACGAACCTGAATGTCTTGCAATCGTGAAATGGAAACAAATGATAACCCGGGTATGTAGTTTTTATTTTCCGAAAGAGGGAGTGAAGCTTCGGCATCTGCAACCGTCGATATACAGTCTTTTATTGCATTATTCAGAGATCTAGATTCATAAACCTTTACAACTCATGGACCAGAGAGGGTGAAAATAAACACCAGCCAATGAAATAAAAacgaaaaacaaagcacataaaaGTCGTCTGGCAAGCCGCCATCCACTAGATATCCCGTGCAACAATTTCCCGATGGCTGCTTCCAAAATCCATATGAGCTTGCCGTGCCTCCGACAGCAGCAGGTAAGACCACACGCCAATCCAACAAGTAGCCATATGAATAACCTGTAAAAAATTGAGTAGTTCCAACTTTATTGAAGATCGTATCATTTCTGTAATTCTACAAAGCCGAATCTAAAGCACAAACGCCTATATAAGTATGAGCTTAAGTTTCCTTTCAACTCCATTGAGCTAATTACTGAACATACTAGTAACATTAGTAAGTGGAGGAATAATAAAAGTAAAATGAACTACTCTCCAATCAGATGAGCAAAGGGACGAACAAAAAAGAGATGGTTAATAGACTTCTCGGAGTCTACAACCATTCCAACTCTGTTTAGCGAGATTATCTTTCGTAATTATAACTTTTTGGCGAAGAAACTACATAAAATTTTTAATCTTTAAAGGTAATTCATTTTCCAGATATATTTGTCAAAAAAGGGGTGACCATTTGTTACTACTTGGGGACTTTGGAGGCCACATACATGGGTCTCGAGGAGGCCCATGTGGCTAGCCTAGGAGGGCCGGTCGTTTCACCACCCGGCACTCCTCCGACACTTCATACGAAATTCCTAAACCCTATTTTTCTCTCACATAATTTTCCGAAACTATTTGTAAAATTCCCAAAACTATATCGATATCTCCAGAACATTTCGAAGATACTTGTACACTTTTGATAATATTTCTCTCTCAAATTTAATTTCGGATCAATTCCGGTGTGCCCCCGGAACTATTCCGATAACACCGAAATGACTTCGATACGTCACCAAAACTATTTCGATGTTATCGGAAACATACTAGACATTCTCTCAACCACACACCATATATATATAAATGCATCAAGTACTATTGAAATTGGAGAAGATTAACATGTGACCCTGACAAGTTCGATTACTCATAGACATTTATCTGAATCTCTTTTCGGATAAATAACTAATAGTGGGATCGTGCCATCCATATTAGCTCCCGTGTGTTGATAATAGTTGGAATAAGCATACTCACAAATCGAATAGTGCTGCTAATTTAAATACAAAATTCAAGAGTTAAGTTATGATGTCAAATTCTGGAGCAAGTCAATTTCAAAAATAACTATTTGCATAGAGAATACCAACAAAACTATTTTTAGCTTGATTCTTTGGAAGATTTGAGAGGTTTGACTGTACTTGAAGCCAACTTCAGGTAAATACTCAAGAAACACCTGGTAGGACTATTGGAATCTGAAAAGTCCTATTGTAAAAAAGATGTACTATCAAGTGGACTAAATTTGTtgatgataactccaaattctttcATAACATCGCCACTCAGAGACGCATAAGAAATACTATTTCCTCCCTCGCTATGGAAGATGGTTATGTTGCAATTGAGCACTCAGATAGGAGGAAATCATTTACAACACCTATAAAGCTAGATTGGGGAGTGCCTCCCAACCACCCATGCTCTTTGATTTGGCCTCCCTTGTTGAACCAACAACTAGATTGGAGGAGCTATCTGTACCTTTCACTGCTGGAGAAATTGATGAGAGGTGATCAGAACCATGGCTATTGACAAAGCACCAACCCTGATGGATTTAATGGTTAGTTCCTTAAATATTGTTATCAAATTATTAAGGAAGATATTTATAAATTATCCTTTGATTTCTATGTTGGAAACCTCAACCTTGAGAGTATCAACATGGGACATATAAATCGGATTCCTAAAGTTCCATCTCCTATTGGAGTTAATGACTTCATGTCTATAAAACTTCTCAAAATATTGACAATCTTTTTGGCCAATACATTACATAAGGTAGTCCTTAAAATTGTTCACAAAAATCAATATGGCTTCCTCAAAGAAAGAAACATACAAGATTGCATTTCTTTGGCATTTGAGTTCCTTTTTCAGTGTAAATCATCAAAAAGGGAAATCTTATTATTAAAGCTAGATTTTGCAATGGATTTTGATACAACAGACCACTCTGCTATGATCGAAATTATTTCACACATGGGTTTTGATGCAAAATGGTTGCAATAGGTTGAGCAGATTTTTTGTTCTGGTAAGTCTCCTATATTTCTTAATGGAGTGTTTGGACGATAGTCCTTTTGTAAACGAGGAGTAAGGCAAGGTGATCCACTTTCACCTCTTATATTTTTCTTGGTTGCAGACCTCCTTCAATCAGGAATAAATAAGACATACATAGATGGATTACTTAGTGTTCACTTTCACTGGATTTCGACATGGACTTTCCGATTGTACAATATGCGAATGACAAATTAATTATTATGCCATCTAGCTTTGAGCAAGTTAAAGAATGAAATATATTCTTGAGAAGTATGGTGAATCCACATGCTTTCAAATAAACTTTCACAAATCATGCAGTATTCTAATCAATCCTGATCCCCTATAAGAAAATAAAATTGCCACTCTTCTAGGTTGTTCCATAgaatcaatgccttttacttatcTGGGTTTACCCCTGGGAACAACAAAACCAACAATACAAGACCTTATGCCACTGGTTGACAGGATTGAGAGGAATGTTTCTACATCCTTTATgttgatgtcatatagtgagaGAGTAACCTTGATCAACTCTCCCCTGACCTCCATTTGCACACTCTCTACGTGTTCACTCCAATTAAATCCCAAAATCTTAGAGCATATTGAAAAAATCAGAAGACACTATCTATGGATGAAGAAGGGAGAGGATGGTGAGGAGAAATGTAATTTCCTTCCTTCATGGGACATGGTTTGTTAGCCTAAGAAGAACCGAGGGTTTGAAATTCTTAACCTTTAAATCCAAAACAATGGTTTACTGATGAAGTATCTACACAAATTTATAACAGAGAAGATACACGCTAGGCGACTCTTGTTTCGACCTCTAATTGTATTGGTAAAGTTTCACATGCAATTGGACTTATTGGTGGAGAGATATTTGTAAACTCATGTCCATTTGCAGAGGATCTGCTTCACGCAATATTGAGGATGGTGCTTCAAATTTATTTTGGATGGATTCTGGCTGCCTGCCATTGCCAATGACTCCTACACCAGAGCTTACTCCTTTGTGATTGATGAGGATATGTCAGTCCAAGATTTTATCACCTCTAGTAGCCTAGCTGGTTTATTCCATCTACCAATTTCACCTGAATCAATGGAAGAGCTTACAGAACTACAAGAAATCACTTCTTATGTGACTTTTACCCAACAACATGACACTTGGAATTATGCATGGGATACCAACAAATACACTGCTATTCAGTACTACAAATTCCGCTTCAGGAATGTTGTGCCCCATATAATATTTTCATGGCTCTGGAAATGCAAATGCACACCTAAGATGATTTTTTTGGCTAGTTAGTATTATCACATCGACTAAATACAAGGAATATGCTGAAATAAAGGCACTATGCTCTGAATTATGGATATGACTACCTAATATGTGACAATCCACTTGAGGAAACGATTGAGCATATGCTTTTCTCCCGCCCTTTAGTTCGCTATGTTGGTCGAAGATTGGTATGACCTAGTACACAAATGGTAATAGGAAAACCATTATCTAGAGAGGAAAGAAACACTGGAACCAAGCAATGTTCATGGAAATCTTAAATGTGGCAACATGGAAAATTTGGAAAGAGAGAACAACCTTCTATTCAAGGGTATAACACCAACCATAAACTCCTGGAAGTGGTGATTCAATAAAAAATTATTCTTCTAGTTCATAGGGCTAGAAATTGCCTACGTTTGTAACACGCCGGCCACACCCAGGCCAGGCCTGTTACCCCTGGTAGCTTTCTAGGACCTCTAGACTAGCCCCACTGGAATGAGCTTCAGGAAAAGAAGTTACAACTTGTTGGTATGAGTATTCTATCAATGCTATTAAGCCCTGGGCCAGGATGTCACAACACCTGTTCATCTTTGAGTTTACAGAGAACTTGTAATATCCTACTCCCCTGTCCTTTCACCTTGTACATATGTAACTGTGTGAGTTAGTGTTAGATTATAAGTCGGTTTAGTTTTACTTGTGTCTCAAGTTAGGGTTATCCGCATTGGCCCCTATATATTCTTTGTAAAATCGAACGTATCAATTATCAATTTATGAGACAAATCATATTCTTTCAGTTCGTAGTATAATGAAAGATAGTAGGAGCCTTTCCTACTGCCAAAGCTTTAAAAATACCTTCATGATGTCTTATAGTGATCCTAATACTTCACGATATTATGAATACCCGAGGTGAGACTTCAGTATCCTCGTTATTGAACTCTTGATCGCTATACTTGTTAACCTCGATCCGGCTTCATTCTCTTTTTCGTATTGTATTCCGATGTTCTTATAATTCACATCAAAAAGTGTCTAACTGGACTATTTGGTGAGACCTTAATACCGAGATGGGCCCTAAGTATATTTCTCCTTATTCGGGTGGAGCAATTCCCAATCTTGAATCACCTAGTCCTCATACATTTCTTCCAACACATATAACTACCACCTTTCTCAACTCTTGTCACGGTAGACTTCTAATGGTAGCCAATACATGCCTTCTAGAATGATATTCCTTGATACTCTCATGGTCCAAGGATTTGTGTCATAAGATTACACTGAAGATATAACTCTTAACTATGTATAATGTCTCATAGTATAGTAATCGGTTAACAATGTACTCCCACTATTGTTTGTATCTTTGTTACACTTATCCATACATATGATAAGGAAAATATGATCATCAAACACAGGTGCTAGTCCTAGAGGCGGGACTAGGAGTACGTGTTCGTTCATTAGCTCGCGATTTATTCTTTGAATCTTATATTCAAGGCACATAATAGTTATAGCATAAAGAAATAAACTCAAATCATAAAATTGGAGTTAGATAATCATACATTATTATGGCCTCTATGTCATAACTCCTTCAGACTTAAGTGCATGACCTCTATGAGAGCGGAGATCCAATCACTAATCCCGACACAATCTAGCACATCTATCCTTTCACATTTTAAATCTCTTACATTGGGTTGCAAACCGGTGCAACCGACTTAGTATGAAATACTAATGGCTTTGAAACAAGCTAGAAGGAAAATATCAATAATTGTCATAACAATTATACCATTTGTTTTCTCTTTGGTTGGATACTACAAGCTCATGTTTGCTGGGTAAAGGCGCCTCCAATATTCAAAAAACCCTGGAAAAGCAAATGCATGCATAAGAAGCAG
It includes:
- the LOC127295715 gene encoding probable pectinesterase/pectinesterase inhibitor 21; the encoded protein is MGKNTIIGASTVLVVAVVAAVCVVTFKEANNEKSNEELTTSVKSIKSFCQPVDYKEACEKTLQDTAGNASSTTELAKAIFKATSERIEQAVRESSVLNDLKNDPRTSGALKNCKEMLHYALDDLKTTFDELGGFEMTNFKRALDDLKTWLSSALTYQETCLDGFQDTTTPAAAKMRKALNVSQELTENILSIVDEFGDTIANLDIDLSMFSRRLLANDGAPGWMSETKRRLLKVTPTEPDFTPDVTVAADGSGDFKTINDALAKVPLKSAETYVMYVKAGKYKEYVSVARNVTNLVMIGDGATKTIISGKKNFMMNITTKDTATMEAIGNGFFMRGIGVENTAGAENHQAVALRVQSDQSAFFECQFDGYQDTLYTHTSRQYYRDCTITGTIDFIFGNAQVVFQNCLIQVRRCMDNQQNIITAQGRKEGHSAGGTVIHNCTIEPHPEFKDHTDKLRTFLGRPWKEHSRTLYIQSEIGDFIDPEGWLPWLGDFGLNTCFYAEVDNHGPGADMSRRATWRGVKSISYQQAQQKYTVERFIQGQLWISKFGVPFIPGLLPQTQGGRIH